A stretch of Ipomoea triloba cultivar NCNSP0323 chromosome 13, ASM357664v1 DNA encodes these proteins:
- the LOC116001651 gene encoding uncharacterized protein LOC116001651: protein MSSFNLGKKLVPAKKAWKSFSATFQSKLQKLKLRKAIKRAKKRCVLAFNYIRPLLSRKFYSLMIRRHSSSSCSSSKRPLQRRHHNTLNFPAIYVDELFPEPLISAPPPKRHGEEQPKVGPSTVGESSSSNGGGGGGWRVPSLPPHFRGVDERAEDFISKFRQDMKLEREQSILDFQEMLARGT, encoded by the coding sequence ATGTCCAGTTTCAACCTAGGAAAGAAGCTTGTACCCGCTAAGAAAGCGTGGAAGAGCTTCAGTGCCACATTCCAATCAAAGCTCCAGAAGCTGAAGCTCCGAAAAGCCATCAAACGAGCCAAGAAACGCTGCGTCTTGGCTTTCAACTACATCCGCCCTCTTCTCTCCCGAAAGTTTTACTCTTTGATGATTAGACGACACAGTAGTAGTAGTTGTAGTTCCTCTAAACGCCCTCTGCAACGCCGCCACCACAACACGCTCAACTTTCCGGCCATCTACGTGGACGAGCTTTTCCCTGAGCCTCTGATCTCAGCTCCGCCGCCAAAGCGCCACGGCGAAGAACAACCAAAGGTGGGGCCCAGCACGGTTGGAGAGAGTAGCAGTAGcaatggcggcggcggcggtggatGGAGAGTTCCATCTTTGCCGCCGCATTTCAGAGGAGTGGATGAGAGGGCCGAGGACTTCATTTCTAAATTTCGTCAAGATATGAAGCTTGAAAGAGAGCAATCCATTCTTGATTTCCAGGAGATGCTGGCAAGAGggacttag
- the LOC116001402 gene encoding probable inorganic phosphate transporter 1-7, whose amino-acid sequence MAGDELQVLNALDVAKAQWYHFTAIVIAGMGFFTDAYDLFCISLVTKLLGRIYYHVDGAPKPGTLPPNVSAAVNGVALCGTLAGQLFFGWLGDKMGRKKVYGITLMIMVICSLASGLSCGHTPKAVMATLCFFRFWLGFGIGGDYPLSATIMSEYANKKTRGAFIAAVFAMQGFGILAGGVVAIVFSAAFKSAFPAPTYHENASLSTVPQADFLWRIVLMFGALPAALTYYSRMKMPETARYTALVAKNAKRAASDMSKVLQVEIEAEPEKIGNPGNEFGLFSMEFLRRHGFHLLGTTSTWFLLDIAFYSQNLFQKDIFSAIGWIPPAQTMNAIEEVYRISRAQTLIALCSTVPGYWFTVALIDKIGRFAIQLMGFFFMTVFMFALAIPYNHWTQKEHRIGGFVAMYSLTFFFANFGPNATTFIVPAEIFPARLRSTCHGISAAAGKAGAIVGAFGFLYGAQSTNPKKTEAGYPPGIGVKNSLIVLGCINFLGMLFTLLVPESKGKSLEELSKENLGEERDYGNECSQGENAPTLEVPSLSSSWKRADDETLFCEHT is encoded by the exons ATGGCAGGGGATGAATTGCAAGTGCTGAATGCACTTGATGTTGCTAAAGCACAATGGTATCATTTCACAGCCATTGTGATTGCTGGGATGGGGTTTTTCACGGACGCCTATGATCTCTTCTGCATTTCTCTAGTCACCAAATTACTGGGCCGGATTTACTACCACGTGGACGGTGCGCCCAAGCCAGGGACGCTGCCGCCCAACGTCTCCGCCGCCGTCAACGGCGTCGCCCTCTGCGGGACTCTCGCCGGCCAGCTGTTTTTCGGGTGGTTAGGGGACAAGATGGGGAGGAAGAAGGTTTACGGGATCACGCTTATGATAATGGTTATTTGTTCTCTGGCCTCGGGGCTATCCTGCGGCCATACCCCGAAGGCCGTGATGGCCACTCTCTGTTTCTTCCGCTTCTGGCTCGGCTTCGGCATCGGCGGCGACTACCCGCTCTCCGCCACCATCATGTCGGAGTACGCAAACAAGAAGACGCGCGGCGCGTTCATCGCCGCGGTTTTCGCAATGCAGGGGTTCGGGATTTTGGCCGGCGGGGTGGTCGCAATCGTCTTCTCCGCCGCCTTCAAGTCCGCGTTTCCGGCGCCGACATACCACGAAAACGCCTCTTTATCAACCGTCCCGCAGGCGGATTTCTTGTGGCGTATAGTTCTCATGTTCGGCGCGTTGCCGGCGGCGCTTACGTATTACTCGCGCATGAAGATGCCGGAAACCGCCCGCTACACCGCCCTGGTCGCCAAGAACGCGAAACGCGCGGCTTCGGATATGTCTAAAGTGTTACAAGTGGAAATAGAAGCGGAACCGGAGAAAATCGGGAATCCCGGGAACGAATTTGGTcttttttccatggaatttctcCGGCGCCATGGATTTCACTTGCTGGGAACAACAAGCACGTGGTTCTTGCTAGACATTGCTTTCTACAGCCAAAATCTGTTCCAGAAAGACATTTTCAGCGCGATTGGATGGATCCCACCTGCGCAAACAATGAACGCGATTGAAGAGGTTTACAGAATTTCCAGGGCGCAAACATTAATCGCCCTCTGTAGTACCGTGCCAGGGTACTGGTTCACGGTGGCTCTAATCGACAAAATCGGGCGATTCGCCATCCAACTCATGGGGTTCTTCTTCATGACTGTTTTCATGTTCGCCTTAGCCATTCCCTACAATCACTGGACTCAAAAAGAGCACAGAATAGGTGGGTTTGTAGCCATGTACTCTCTAACTTTCTTCTTCGCCAATTTCGGCCCAAACGCCACAACTTTCATCGTCCCTGCTGAGATCTTCCCCGCCAGGCTGCGCTCCACCTGCCACGGCATATCCGCGGCCGCCGGCAAGGCCGGAGCGATAGTCGGAGCATTCGGATTCTTGTACGGAGCTCAGTCCACGAACCCCAAGAAGACGGAGGCAGGGTACCCGCCCGGGATCGGAGTGAAGAATTCTCTCATCGTGCTGGGTTGCATCAACTTCTTGGGCATGCTGTTCACACTACTGGTGCCGGAGTCCAAAGGAAAATCGCTGGAAGAGTTGTCCAAGGAGAACCTGGGAGAAGAAAGAGATT ACGGCAATGAATGCTCACAAGGAGAGAATGCCCCTACTCTAGAAGTTCCTTCTCTATCTTCTTCCTGGAAAAGAGCTGATGATGAA acacttttctGTGAGcacacatga
- the LOC116001652 gene encoding protein BUD31 homolog 2-like, which translates to MPKVKTNRVRYPKGWELIEPTLNELQAKMREAENDPHDGKRKYEDLWPIFKICHQKSRYIFDLYHRRKEISKELYEFCLDQGYADRNLIVKWKKPGYERLCCLRCMQPRDHNFQTTCVCRVPKHLREEKVIECVHCGCKGCVSGD; encoded by the exons ATGCCGAAGGTGAAGACAAACCGTGTCAGGTATCCAAAGGGATGGGAATTGATTGAGCCCACTCTAAATGAACTACAAGCCAAGATGAGAGAAGCGGAGAATGACCCGCATGACGGGAAAAGAAAGTATGAGGATTTGTGGCCTATCTTTAAAATTTGTCATCAGAAGAGCCGCTACATTTTTGACCTTTACCATAGGAGGAAGGAGATCTCCAAGGAATTATATGAGTTCTGCTTGGATCAGGGTTATGCAGACCGTAATTTAATCGTGAAGTGGAAAAAG CCTGGTTATGAGCGGCTCTGTTGTTTGAGGTGCATGCAACCTCGGGATCACAACTTCCAAACCACATGTGTTTGCCGAGTGCCTAAGCATCTAAGGGAAGAGAAGGTTATAGAATGTGTGCATTGCGGTTGCAAAGGTTGTGTTAGCGGAGATTGA